The DNA segment GTTATAAATAGGAACTATAATAGAAATCATAAAATTCCTCCATAAAAATGATAATTAATGTCTATATTATAGCATATATCTAGTCACAAAAAAATAAAATCTTCATAAATAAATGTTTTTAGAAAATATTGACAAACAACTGTATCTATTGTATAATCACAGTAGATACAAGAGAGGTGGAATAATGAAAATAAAAATTTCTAATTTATCATCAATACCAATTTACCAACAAATTGCAAGTGAAATAAGAAATAAAATTTTATCAAATGAACTTATGTCAAATATGCAACTTCCTTCAATCCGAGCTTTATCTAAAGAATTAGAGGTAGGGATAATAACTATAAAAAAAGCTTATGAAGTATTGCTACAAGAAAATCTTATTTATTCAAAAGGAGCAGTAGGATATTTTGTAAATGAGATAAATAGGGAAGAAATATTGGTGATTAAAAAGGGAGAATATTTAAAAGAAATAGAAAAAGTTTTTGAAAAGGCACTTGATGATGGTTTAACAAAGGTAGATGTAAAGGAAATTATAGAGATAGTATTGGGGGAGAGAGATTATGGTAATAAAGCTAAATAATTTAGAGGTGAAAAAAGGAAGCTTTAAGCTAGGAGCTATTAATTATACATTTGATAAT comes from the Gemella morbillorum genome and includes:
- a CDS encoding GntR family transcriptional regulator; this encodes MKIKISNLSSIPIYQQIASEIRNKILSNELMSNMQLPSIRALSKELEVGIITIKKAYEVLLQENLIYSKGAVGYFVNEINREEILVIKKGEYLKEIEKVFEKALDDGLTKVDVKEIIEIVLGERDYGNKAK